One stretch of Rhodoferax lithotrophicus DNA includes these proteins:
- a CDS encoding RlmE family RNA methyltransferase, whose product MKSAVKSSKVNRAWLNDHVNDTYVKLAQKDGYRARAAYKLQEIDETLHLIKPGQLVVDLGSTPGAWSQYVRRKLSPRSATGGGAATGTLNGKIVALDILPMEPIDGVVFIQGDIREASVLAELAEKIQGERVDVVISDMAPNLSGISSADAARVEHLVELALEFAQDHLKPEGALVAKVFHGGSYDTLSKRFRETFVMVKRIKPKASRDRSAETFLIGIGLKNG is encoded by the coding sequence ATGAAATCAGCAGTTAAAAGCAGCAAAGTCAATCGGGCCTGGCTTAATGACCACGTCAATGACACCTATGTCAAATTGGCCCAGAAAGACGGCTACCGGGCGCGTGCGGCTTACAAGTTGCAAGAGATCGACGAAACCCTGCATTTGATCAAGCCAGGTCAATTGGTAGTCGATCTGGGGTCCACACCTGGGGCATGGAGTCAGTATGTACGGCGCAAGCTGTCGCCCAGATCCGCCACGGGTGGAGGGGCTGCAACCGGTACGCTCAACGGAAAAATCGTCGCTTTAGATATTTTGCCGATGGAACCTATTGATGGCGTAGTGTTTATTCAAGGTGATATTCGGGAAGCGTCTGTGCTGGCTGAATTGGCTGAAAAAATTCAAGGTGAACGAGTAGATGTGGTGATTTCAGACATGGCACCCAATTTGTCGGGCATCAGCTCGGCGGATGCCGCCAGAGTGGAGCACTTGGTGGAGCTGGCCCTTGAGTTTGCACAAGATCACCTTAAACCGGAAGGTGCGTTGGTGGCCAAAGTCTTTCATGGGGGCAGTTATGACACTTTGTCCAAACGCTTCAGGGAAACTTTTGTGATGGTCAAACGCATCAAACCGAAAGCATCTCGTGACAGGTCGGCAGAAACCTTTTTAATTGGCATAGGCTTGAAAAATGGGTGA
- the folP gene encoding dihydropteroate synthase: MIWRTSRFEIDLREPRVMGIVNVTPDSFSDGGLHGSTACALRHCEQLLLDGADILDIGGESSRPGAQPLGVEDELARVLPVVRDAVTLGVPISVDTYKPQVMQAVLDLGADIINDIWALRWQDPCCSLNAQQVVAAHARCGVCLMHMHLEPQTMQVQPMHGDVVSQVLTFLELSALDLQALGVEKTRIMLDPGIGFGKTVGQNFALLAHQTELLEIGYPLLAGWSRKSSLAGMGVHSEQGEELSVHQRLVPSVAAALLAAERGASVLRVHDVKETVQALHVLAAIR; the protein is encoded by the coding sequence ATGATTTGGCGAACCAGTCGTTTTGAGATCGACCTGAGGGAACCCAGAGTCATGGGGATCGTGAATGTTACCCCTGACTCTTTTTCTGATGGTGGACTTCACGGGTCAACTGCTTGCGCCCTGCGTCATTGTGAACAACTGCTGCTCGATGGCGCTGACATTCTGGACATCGGGGGTGAGTCATCACGCCCTGGAGCCCAACCACTGGGTGTTGAAGATGAGCTGGCCCGTGTGTTACCGGTGGTGCGTGATGCCGTCACACTCGGTGTACCCATCTCCGTAGACACCTACAAACCACAGGTGATGCAAGCCGTGCTGGATCTGGGGGCTGACATCATCAATGACATTTGGGCCTTGCGCTGGCAAGATCCTTGTTGTTCATTAAATGCTCAGCAGGTCGTCGCTGCTCATGCCCGTTGTGGTGTCTGTTTGATGCATATGCATCTGGAGCCGCAGACCATGCAGGTGCAGCCCATGCACGGTGATGTGGTGTCTCAGGTGCTCACATTTCTAGAGCTATCTGCGCTTGATTTACAAGCTCTAGGTGTCGAAAAGACCAGAATTATGCTAGACCCTGGTATTGGTTTCGGCAAGACCGTGGGCCAGAACTTTGCTTTACTCGCACATCAAACAGAGCTGCTGGAAATCGGTTACCCCTTGCTGGCCGGTTGGTCACGTAAATCGTCTTTGGCGGGTATGGGCGTTCATTCAGAACAAGGCGAAGAGTTGTCAGTACATCAGCGATTGGTGCCTAGTGTGGCTGCGGCATTATTGGCTGCTGAGCGTGGCGCTTCGGTGCTGCGAGTGCACGACGTGAAAGAAACGGTGCAAGCCCTGCATGTGCTGGCGGCCATACGATAA
- a CDS encoding GNAT family N-acetyltransferase, with translation MVTPLKICQADYANVQHMNALIQLLDGYARDPMGGGEPLSEVARTNLPTALASRPFMFSVLAFDDAQGGMPVGLINCVEGFSTFACKPLVNVHDVVVASSHRGQRVGEQMLNFVAQLARDRGACKLTLEVLAGNTSAQKLYRRVGFENYQLDPRMGEAKFMQRWL, from the coding sequence ATGGTTACTCCGTTGAAAATTTGCCAAGCCGACTATGCCAATGTTCAGCATATGAATGCCTTGATTCAACTGCTTGATGGTTATGCACGCGACCCTATGGGTGGAGGCGAGCCCTTGTCTGAAGTTGCACGAACCAACTTACCCACTGCATTAGCAAGCCGTCCTTTCATGTTTAGCGTGCTGGCTTTTGATGATGCCCAAGGGGGTATGCCGGTAGGTTTGATCAATTGTGTGGAGGGTTTTTCAACCTTTGCTTGCAAACCCTTGGTCAACGTACATGATGTGGTGGTGGCATCCAGTCATCGTGGTCAACGCGTGGGCGAGCAGATGCTCAACTTTGTTGCACAGTTGGCGCGAGACCGTGGTGCTTGCAAGCTCACTTTGGAAGTGCTTGCTGGCAATACATCCGCCCAAAAGTTGTACCGGCGTGTGGGGTTTGAGAACTACCAACTTGATCCACGCATGGGTGAAGCCAAGTTCATGCAAAGGTGGCTCTAA
- a CDS encoding DUF4149 domain-containing protein, translating into MKLNLPDVSLWIVALWWGALTVVGFGVVPMLFANLSTPAIAGAMAAKLFSALNWLTVICGVLLMIIFRSNQPAELENKAYPAIFFVMIGMLTALLLEFAIAPRIVARQDLRLWHSVGTGLYVLQWVCATVTFRKISSRS; encoded by the coding sequence ATGAAGCTAAACCTGCCAGATGTGAGTCTTTGGATCGTTGCTCTTTGGTGGGGAGCTTTGACAGTTGTAGGCTTTGGCGTGGTTCCCATGCTGTTTGCCAACCTGTCCACACCGGCAATAGCGGGTGCCATGGCAGCTAAATTGTTTTCTGCGTTAAATTGGCTAACGGTGATTTGTGGTGTCTTGCTGATGATCATTTTTAGATCAAATCAGCCTGCAGAGCTTGAAAATAAAGCGTATCCAGCTATTTTTTTTGTAATGATAGGGATGCTGACGGCACTTTTGCTCGAGTTTGCGATTGCGCCACGTATTGTTGCTCGACAGGATTTGCGCTTGTGGCACAGCGTAGGTACGGGACTTTACGTATTGCAGTGGGTTTGCGCCACGGTCACATTCAGAAAAATTTCCAGTAGATCTTAA
- the glmM gene encoding phosphoglucosamine mutase: MTRQFFGTDGIRGTVGQSPITADFVLKLAHAVGRVLKRTEVKPTVLIGKDTRISGYMLESALESGFNSAGVDVVLLGPLPTPGVAYLTRAQRASLGVVISASHNPFEDNGIKFFSAQGTKLPDAWERDVEATLLEPPVWVDSVNLGKSRRLEDAAGRYIEFCKSTFAHNLTLKGLRIVVDAANGAAYNIAPKVFHELGAEVIAIGCAPDGLNINKGVGATHPEALIDAVKAHRADLGVALDGDADRLQLVDAKGRLFNGDELLYLIVDDRLRRGEPVPGVVGTLMTNMAVEVALKSRGVQFVRAKVGDRYVLEELEKNQWLLGGEGSGHLLALDKHTTGDGLISALQVLQTSVRSGKSLADLLNDVVLFPQTLINIRLKPGQDWKNNPNLESETHAVEAELGQSGRVLIRASGTEPLVRVMVEARDGAQAKACAQRIARTISA; the protein is encoded by the coding sequence ATGACGAGACAGTTTTTTGGCACTGATGGCATACGTGGTACGGTTGGACAATCGCCCATTACGGCTGATTTTGTACTCAAGTTGGCTCATGCCGTGGGGCGTGTCCTGAAACGTACCGAGGTTAAACCTACCGTGTTGATTGGCAAAGATACCCGCATTTCAGGCTACATGCTGGAGAGTGCACTGGAGAGTGGGTTCAATTCTGCAGGTGTTGATGTGGTGCTGTTGGGGCCACTGCCAACCCCAGGTGTGGCCTATTTGACTCGGGCACAACGAGCTTCGTTGGGCGTAGTGATCAGCGCCAGTCATAACCCATTTGAAGACAATGGGATCAAGTTCTTCAGCGCACAAGGCACCAAATTACCCGATGCCTGGGAACGTGATGTGGAAGCTACCTTGCTTGAGCCACCGGTGTGGGTGGATTCCGTCAATCTGGGTAAATCGCGTCGACTTGAAGATGCTGCCGGACGTTATATTGAATTTTGCAAAAGCACGTTTGCCCATAATCTCACCCTCAAGGGTTTGCGCATTGTGGTGGATGCCGCCAATGGGGCCGCTTACAACATTGCCCCGAAAGTGTTCCACGAATTGGGTGCAGAAGTGATTGCCATTGGCTGCGCCCCGGACGGGTTAAACATCAACAAAGGAGTGGGTGCTACCCACCCTGAGGCGCTGATAGATGCGGTTAAAGCTCACCGAGCAGATCTTGGAGTGGCGCTTGATGGTGATGCTGACCGCTTGCAGTTGGTAGATGCCAAAGGGCGTCTGTTCAATGGTGATGAGTTGCTTTATCTGATTGTGGACGACAGACTGCGCCGCGGTGAACCTGTACCGGGAGTCGTTGGCACTTTGATGACAAATATGGCCGTTGAAGTGGCACTGAAATCACGGGGTGTTCAGTTTGTTCGTGCCAAGGTGGGTGATCGCTATGTGCTGGAAGAGCTTGAAAAGAACCAGTGGTTGCTAGGCGGGGAAGGATCTGGTCATCTCTTGGCACTGGACAAGCACACCACGGGTGATGGTTTGATTTCTGCGTTGCAAGTATTGCAAACCAGTGTACGCAGTGGCAAAAGCCTAGCTGATTTGCTCAACGATGTGGTGCTGTTTCCCCAGACGCTGATCAATATACGCTTGAAACCTGGGCAGGATTGGAAAAATAACCCCAACCTGGAGTCAGAAACACATGCTGTTGAGGCTGAGTTGGGGCAGAGTGGCCGTGTGTTGATCCGTGCCAGCGGAACTGAACCTTTGGTACGCGTGATGGTGGAGGCACGGGATGGGGCACAAGCCAAGGCCTGTGCTCAACGCATTGCCAGAACCATCAGTGCCTAA
- the ftsH gene encoding ATP-dependent zinc metalloprotease FtsH has translation MNNPWFSKIAVWLVIAMVLFTVFKQFDSRPTAGAGYLGYSDFLEEVRGKRIKSAIIQEGQSGTEIVAITSDDRKVRTTATYLDRGLVGDLIANDVKFDVRPRDEGSLLMTLLVSWGPMLLLIGVWIYFMRQMQGGGKGGAFSFGKSKARLLDENTNTVTFADVAGCDEAKEEVKEVVDFLKDPSKFQKLGGRIPRGLLLVGPPGTGKTLLAKSIAGEAKVPFFSISGSDFVEMFVGVGASRVRDMFENAKKNAPCIIFIDEIDAVGRQRGAGLGGGNDEREQTLNQMLVEMDGFETNVGVIVVAATNRPDILDAALLRPGRFDRQVYVTLPDIRGREQILNVHMRKVPLSQDVNAAVIARGTPGMSGADLANLCNEAALMAARRNARTVEMQDFEKAKDKILMGPERKSMVMPEEERRNTAYHESGHALIGKLLPKCDPVHKVTIIPRGRALGVTMSLPAQDRYSYDKDFMLNQISMLFGGRIAEEVFMNQMTTGASNDFERATQIARDMVMRYGMTAALGPMVYAENEGEVFLGRSVTKTTNMSEETMQKVDSEVRRIIDEQYALARRLIEENSDKMHTMAKALLEWETIDSDQLDDIMAGKLPRPPKDWSPRIPPAGSDNGSGGSPAVHAEAAPRAA, from the coding sequence TTGAACAATCCATGGTTTTCAAAAATTGCGGTCTGGCTGGTGATTGCGATGGTGCTTTTCACCGTCTTCAAACAGTTTGATTCGCGTCCTACAGCCGGGGCTGGTTATCTGGGCTATTCTGATTTCCTGGAGGAGGTGCGTGGCAAACGCATCAAGAGCGCCATCATTCAGGAAGGTCAAAGCGGCACGGAAATTGTGGCCATCACCAGTGATGACCGCAAGGTGCGTACCACGGCCACTTACCTTGACCGTGGTTTGGTGGGTGATTTGATTGCCAATGATGTCAAGTTTGATGTTCGTCCGCGTGACGAAGGTTCCCTTTTGATGACACTGCTGGTGAGCTGGGGGCCCATGCTGTTGTTGATTGGTGTGTGGATTTATTTCATGCGTCAGATGCAAGGTGGTGGCAAGGGTGGTGCGTTCAGTTTTGGTAAAAGCAAGGCGCGTTTGTTGGATGAAAACACCAACACAGTGACTTTTGCCGATGTGGCTGGATGTGATGAAGCCAAAGAGGAGGTCAAAGAAGTCGTTGACTTTCTTAAAGATCCCTCCAAATTCCAGAAGCTTGGTGGTCGTATTCCTCGGGGTTTGTTATTGGTAGGGCCACCCGGCACCGGTAAAACCTTGTTGGCCAAATCGATTGCAGGCGAAGCCAAAGTACCCTTTTTCAGCATTTCTGGTTCGGATTTCGTGGAAATGTTTGTCGGCGTGGGCGCATCACGTGTGCGTGACATGTTTGAGAACGCCAAGAAAAATGCCCCATGCATCATCTTTATTGATGAAATTGATGCGGTCGGTCGCCAGCGTGGCGCTGGTTTGGGGGGCGGTAACGACGAGCGTGAACAAACCTTGAACCAGATGCTGGTGGAGATGGATGGGTTTGAGACCAATGTGGGTGTGATTGTGGTGGCTGCTACCAACCGGCCCGACATTCTGGATGCTGCTTTGCTGCGTCCAGGCCGTTTTGACCGCCAAGTGTATGTAACCTTGCCGGACATCCGTGGTCGTGAGCAGATTTTGAATGTACACATGCGCAAGGTACCTTTGAGCCAGGACGTGAATGCGGCGGTGATTGCTCGTGGTACTCCGGGCATGAGTGGTGCTGATCTGGCTAACCTGTGTAACGAGGCGGCTTTGATGGCTGCACGCAGAAATGCCCGTACGGTTGAAATGCAGGATTTTGAAAAAGCCAAAGACAAAATCCTGATGGGGCCGGAACGCAAGAGTATGGTCATGCCTGAAGAGGAGCGTCGCAATACGGCATACCACGAGTCGGGTCATGCCTTGATTGGCAAACTGCTTCCCAAATGTGATCCGGTGCATAAAGTGACCATCATTCCGCGTGGGCGTGCCTTGGGTGTGACGATGAGTTTGCCCGCGCAAGACCGCTACAGCTATGACAAAGATTTCATGCTCAACCAGATCAGCATGTTGTTTGGTGGTCGTATTGCTGAAGAAGTGTTCATGAACCAGATGACCACCGGTGCCAGCAACGACTTTGAGCGTGCCACTCAAATTGCACGTGACATGGTGATGCGTTATGGCATGACGGCAGCGCTTGGCCCGATGGTGTATGCCGAAAACGAAGGCGAAGTGTTTCTTGGCCGTTCGGTCACCAAGACTACCAACATGAGTGAGGAGACCATGCAAAAAGTGGACTCCGAAGTGCGTCGCATCATTGATGAGCAGTACGCTCTGGCGCGGCGTTTGATCGAGGAAAACAGCGACAAAATGCACACCATGGCCAAAGCATTGCTTGAATGGGAAACCATTGACAGTGATCAGCTGGATGACATCATGGCTGGCAAATTGCCACGTCCTCCCAAGGACTGGTCACCCCGTATTCCCCCAGCGGGTTCTGATAATGGTTCTGGCGGTTCTCCGGCCGTGCATGCCGAGGCAGCACCCCGCGCAGCTTAA
- the greA gene encoding transcription elongation factor GreA: protein MATLPITKRGADKLKAELHQLKAFERPAVISAIAEARAQGDLSENAEYEAAKDKQGFVEGRIQEIEGKLSVAQIIDPSELDAGGRVVFGTTVELEDEETGQKVTYQIVGEDEADLKLGLININSPIARALIGKEEGDVAEVQAPGGLRRYEVIVVRYC, encoded by the coding sequence GTGGCGACCCTTCCAATTACCAAACGCGGTGCCGACAAACTCAAGGCCGAGTTGCATCAACTCAAGGCGTTTGAGCGTCCGGCAGTCATCAGTGCCATTGCCGAAGCGCGAGCCCAAGGTGACTTGAGCGAAAACGCGGAATATGAGGCCGCCAAAGACAAGCAAGGTTTTGTCGAAGGCCGGATTCAGGAAATCGAAGGCAAATTGTCAGTGGCGCAGATCATTGATCCATCCGAACTGGATGCCGGTGGCCGTGTGGTGTTTGGTACCACGGTAGAACTCGAAGATGAAGAAACCGGTCAAAAAGTCACCTACCAAATTGTGGGAGAAGATGAGGCTGATCTCAAGCTTGGGTTAATCAATATCAACAGCCCGATTGCACGCGCCTTGATTGGCAAGGAGGAAGGTGATGTGGCTGAAGTTCAGGCACCTGGGGGCTTGCGTCGCTATGAAGTGATTGTGGTTCGGTACTGCTAG
- a CDS encoding YhbY family RNA-binding protein, with translation MPQILLTPAQRKVHRAEAHHLDPVVMVGGDGLTAAVKKEADAALNAHGLIKVRVFSDDRVAREAMFQTLADELNAAPIQHIGKLLVLWRPQPEREKAIDEDRMPAPRDVKVLKFSKRGGQRPEVKTLRVLGNQRLTTGGQIKRAKRKPVSIKKRNQD, from the coding sequence ATGCCTCAAATACTCCTGACCCCAGCCCAACGTAAAGTCCACCGCGCCGAAGCCCATCACCTTGACCCGGTGGTGATGGTGGGTGGCGACGGCTTGACCGCCGCCGTTAAAAAAGAAGCCGACGCGGCACTGAATGCACATGGACTCATCAAAGTTCGTGTGTTTTCAGATGATCGTGTGGCCCGCGAAGCCATGTTTCAAACACTGGCCGACGAGCTCAATGCAGCCCCCATTCAACACATCGGCAAATTGCTGGTGTTATGGCGTCCCCAACCCGAGCGCGAAAAGGCTATCGATGAAGACCGTATGCCCGCCCCCAGGGATGTCAAGGTACTCAAGTTCAGTAAACGGGGTGGTCAACGCCCAGAAGTCAAAACCCTGCGGGTATTGGGCAACCAGCGCCTCACCACAGGTGGACAAATCAAGCGAGCCAAACGCAAACCTGTCAGCATCAAAAAACGTAATCAGGATTAA
- a CDS encoding Ppx/GppA phosphatase family protein — MQNTTRLAAVDLGSNSFRLEIGRIEHGQFYRTEYLKETVRQGNGLDDSRNLTMQAMQRGWDCLARFGERLAGFAETEVRAVATQTLREARNRDDFLGPGMLKLGFPIDVISGREEARLIYQGVAQALPNIPERRLVIDIGGRSTEIILGNGREPLQMESYRVGSIAWSMRYFTENQFSKRSFQIAEIAAKAVLDEALLIYPPDQWDVAYGSAGTINAVADVLVAAGWPEGSVSQEGLDWLLEKLLIAQTTERLKLAGMREDRKAIIGGGLSVLRALFELLGIKRLEQASGGLRHGLLQDLLGNGQVHTDLRDHSVTRLAAKFGAEPAHGLRVGHTANVLFQQMTKGVIDERVSRKLTWAGQLHEIGSHISHSDSHKHAAYILDNTDVMGFALTELHKLSLLVLGHRGKLRKLEANFEDALFIQQLMVLRLAVALCHARRDPDLKGINLRQDPKNNRRFTLKISEEWSKAHPQSAYLLNEESLSWQKTPWSLELN; from the coding sequence ATGCAAAACACAACACGTCTGGCTGCCGTTGATTTGGGTTCTAACAGCTTTCGGCTGGAAATTGGGCGCATTGAACATGGGCAGTTCTACCGCACCGAATACCTTAAAGAAACCGTACGTCAGGGCAATGGATTGGATGACAGCCGCAACCTGACAATGCAAGCTATGCAACGTGGTTGGGACTGCCTTGCCCGATTTGGTGAGCGATTAGCTGGTTTTGCTGAAACTGAGGTACGTGCCGTAGCCACACAAACATTGCGTGAAGCCCGTAATCGAGACGATTTTTTGGGGCCAGGCATGCTCAAACTAGGCTTTCCGATTGATGTGATTTCTGGCCGGGAAGAAGCACGTTTAATTTACCAAGGTGTTGCTCAAGCGTTGCCCAATATCCCGGAGCGTCGCCTAGTCATCGACATTGGCGGGCGCTCCACCGAAATTATTCTGGGCAATGGGAGAGAACCCCTGCAAATGGAGTCCTACAGAGTAGGCAGCATTGCTTGGTCGATGCGCTACTTTACTGAAAACCAATTTTCCAAGCGTTCATTTCAAATTGCTGAAATAGCCGCCAAAGCAGTTCTTGACGAGGCTCTGCTAATTTATCCCCCTGATCAATGGGATGTCGCCTACGGCTCAGCCGGGACCATCAACGCCGTAGCAGATGTACTGGTAGCTGCCGGATGGCCCGAGGGCTCGGTTAGTCAAGAGGGTTTGGACTGGTTGCTGGAGAAGCTTTTGATTGCTCAAACCACTGAGCGACTGAAACTCGCAGGCATGAGAGAAGACCGCAAAGCCATCATTGGCGGCGGCTTAAGTGTGTTGCGCGCATTGTTTGAATTGCTGGGAATTAAACGCCTGGAGCAAGCCAGCGGCGGTTTGCGCCACGGACTATTACAAGACTTGTTGGGCAATGGGCAAGTGCACACTGATTTAAGAGACCATTCCGTAACACGCTTGGCAGCCAAATTTGGTGCTGAGCCTGCACATGGCCTGCGCGTTGGACATACCGCCAACGTGCTTTTCCAGCAAATGACCAAAGGAGTTATCGATGAACGTGTTAGCCGAAAACTCACTTGGGCAGGACAACTTCATGAAATTGGCAGCCACATTTCACATAGCGATAGCCACAAACATGCAGCCTATATTCTCGACAACACGGATGTCATGGGTTTCGCACTGACTGAGCTTCACAAACTCAGTTTGCTAGTGCTAGGACACAGAGGTAAATTACGCAAGCTGGAAGCCAACTTTGAAGATGCCTTGTTCATTCAGCAACTAATGGTGTTGCGCTTGGCAGTCGCACTTTGCCATGCCCGACGCGACCCTGACCTCAAAGGTATCAACCTGCGCCAAGATCCAAAAAACAATCGACGTTTCACACTAAAGATTTCGGAAGAATGGTCCAAGGCACACCCACAATCAGCCTATCTACTGAATGAAGAAAGTCTATCCTGGCAAAAAACGCCTTGGTCGCTGGAGCTGAATTAA